The Peribacillus simplex genome contains a region encoding:
- a CDS encoding CaiB/BaiF CoA transferase family protein, producing the protein MTLLTHLKVLDFSTLLPGPFATLMLADLGADVLKVERPGATDSWGVNQYLNRSKKSITLDLKQSESIESVKNLVKEYDIVIEQFRPGVMERLGLGYEALKWINPKLIYCSITGYGQTGPYKDRPGHDINYISIAGLSGYSGTKKDGPAKNGTQIADLAGGSLHAVIGILSAVIHRERTGEGQAIDISMTDCSFALNAISAPLSLQGGLELEPEKLMLNGGSFYDFYETKDGRHFSVGSLEPPFRKALCEAIGAPELYELSMKSDEESGIRFKTAIRLAFRERDFHEWQEIFADFEACAEPVLTFTEAAEHPQLKERGMIVEVPDGKGKAQKQIACPIKTSVFTPEYKHAGLRPGQNNAEILHTPNR; encoded by the coding sequence ATGACCTTATTGACTCATTTAAAAGTATTGGACTTTTCAACGTTACTGCCAGGCCCATTTGCCACTTTGATGCTAGCGGATTTAGGAGCGGACGTTTTGAAGGTAGAGAGGCCGGGAGCAACGGATTCATGGGGTGTGAACCAATATCTTAACAGATCGAAAAAGTCGATCACACTTGATTTAAAACAATCTGAGTCCATCGAATCCGTGAAAAATCTAGTGAAGGAATACGATATCGTCATTGAACAGTTCCGTCCAGGTGTCATGGAACGCCTAGGACTGGGCTATGAGGCACTAAAATGGATCAATCCGAAGCTGATTTACTGTTCCATCACGGGCTACGGCCAGACCGGTCCCTATAAAGACCGGCCGGGACATGATATCAATTATATTTCGATTGCAGGCTTATCAGGCTATTCCGGTACGAAAAAGGATGGCCCGGCAAAAAACGGAACCCAAATAGCAGATCTTGCCGGAGGATCACTGCATGCTGTTATCGGTATATTATCTGCAGTCATTCATAGGGAAAGAACGGGTGAAGGCCAAGCCATCGACATCAGCATGACCGACTGCAGTTTTGCGTTGAATGCCATTTCCGCACCCCTAAGTTTACAAGGGGGCCTCGAGCTTGAACCAGAAAAACTGATGTTGAACGGAGGATCGTTTTATGACTTTTACGAAACGAAAGATGGACGCCATTTTTCGGTAGGAAGCCTTGAGCCCCCTTTTCGAAAAGCATTATGTGAAGCGATCGGTGCACCCGAATTGTATGAACTGAGCATGAAAAGCGATGAAGAAAGCGGAATCAGGTTTAAAACGGCCATCCGATTGGCTTTCCGTGAAAGAGATTTTCATGAATGGCAGGAAATATTCGCTGATTTCGAGGCCTGCGCAGAACCAGTGCTGACCTTCACTGAAGCGGCTGAACACCCCCAATTGAAGGAGAGGGGAATGATCGTTGAGGTACCGGACGGAAAAGGAAAGGCCCAGAAGCAAATCGCCTGCCCGATCAAAACATCGGTTTTCACCCCTGAATATAAACATGCAGGCTTGAGACCGGGACAAAACAACGCAGAAATTCTGCACACCCCCAATCGATAA
- a CDS encoding SET domain-containing protein, with product MIEVKTSTLSDGEFNRGVFATRDIKKGELLHEAPVIAYPNEEHVFIEKTLLADYAFEYGINHTAMLLGYGMLFNHSYTPNATYDINFKNHTFDFFAYTDIKAGEEILINYNGEVDNEDPLWFNKENDGEDEAD from the coding sequence ATGATTGAAGTTAAAACTTCCACACTCAGTGATGGTGAGTTCAATAGAGGCGTATTCGCAACACGAGACATTAAAAAAGGTGAGCTTTTGCATGAGGCACCTGTCATTGCTTATCCGAACGAGGAGCATGTTTTCATAGAGAAGACATTGCTGGCTGATTATGCGTTTGAATATGGAATTAACCATACTGCCATGCTTTTAGGTTATGGCATGCTGTTTAATCATTCTTATACACCCAACGCTACGTATGACATAAACTTCAAGAATCATACGTTTGATTTCTTTGCTTACACCGACATAAAAGCAGGGGAAGAAATCCTGATTAATTATAATGGTGAAGTCGATAATGAGGACCCGCTTTGGTTCAATAAAGAAAATGACGGTGAAGATGAAGCTGATTGA
- a CDS encoding amino acid permease translates to MIPKQEHDIVQHPPQQEGQELKRGLKSRHLTMISIGGAIGTGLFLSSGAAIHTAGPGGALLAYALVGAMVYFVMTSLGELAAFMPTSGSFSTYGSKFVDPAFGFALGWTYWFNWSMTIAAELAASTMIMKFWFPDSPSLLWSSSFLVLIFLLNYLSVKGYGEGEYWFSFIKVTAIVIFIIVGLLMIVGIMGGEAVGFKNFTVDDAPFPGGFMGVFIVFIAAGFSFQGTEIVGVAAGESEDPARNIPKAIKSVFWRILLFYVLAIFVIGLLIPYTSSSLQGDNVMVSPFTLIFEKAGVAFAASLMNAVILTAVLSAGNSSLYASTRMLYSMAKDGQAPRIFAKLNKRGVPVAGMILTCSIGMLAFLASIFGDGKVYIWLMNAIGITGFIFWLGISISHYRFRKAFIAQGHSLEKLPYKALWFPIGPIFAILIGMIVILSQNIQAFFSDHIDWGSVIAAYLGIPLFLGLWFGYKLVRKTKFVKLDEVEFDFDKKYE, encoded by the coding sequence ATGATACCAAAACAAGAACATGACATCGTTCAACATCCTCCGCAGCAAGAAGGACAAGAACTAAAACGCGGTTTAAAATCCCGTCATTTAACGATGATTTCCATTGGCGGGGCTATTGGCACCGGGCTGTTTCTTAGCAGCGGGGCAGCCATTCATACAGCTGGGCCAGGCGGCGCATTACTTGCATATGCCTTAGTTGGGGCAATGGTGTACTTTGTGATGACAAGCTTAGGGGAACTGGCAGCATTCATGCCTACAAGCGGTTCTTTCAGTACCTATGGATCGAAATTCGTCGATCCGGCATTTGGGTTTGCGTTGGGATGGACGTATTGGTTCAATTGGTCGATGACGATAGCCGCAGAGTTGGCAGCCTCGACAATGATCATGAAATTCTGGTTTCCGGATAGTCCATCATTGTTGTGGAGTTCATCATTCTTGGTGCTCATTTTCCTATTGAACTATTTATCCGTTAAAGGATATGGTGAAGGGGAATATTGGTTTTCGTTCATAAAAGTAACGGCCATCGTCATTTTTATAATCGTCGGGCTGCTAATGATCGTCGGCATTATGGGCGGCGAAGCGGTAGGGTTTAAAAACTTCACCGTCGATGACGCTCCTTTCCCGGGTGGGTTCATGGGTGTCTTCATCGTATTCATAGCGGCTGGCTTTTCTTTTCAAGGTACCGAAATTGTCGGCGTGGCTGCAGGGGAAAGTGAAGATCCTGCACGGAATATACCGAAGGCCATTAAAAGTGTCTTCTGGAGAATCTTGCTCTTTTACGTATTGGCAATCTTTGTAATTGGGCTGCTTATCCCTTATACGAGCTCAAGCTTACAAGGTGATAACGTCATGGTGAGCCCATTCACGCTCATTTTTGAAAAAGCTGGAGTGGCCTTTGCCGCTTCGCTTATGAATGCCGTCATTTTAACCGCGGTATTATCTGCAGGTAACTCAAGTCTATATGCATCAACGCGTATGTTATACTCAATGGCCAAAGATGGACAAGCGCCGCGTATTTTTGCAAAACTTAATAAACGCGGAGTGCCGGTTGCAGGCATGATTTTGACATGTTCCATCGGCATGCTGGCCTTTTTAGCCTCCATATTCGGTGATGGTAAAGTGTATATTTGGTTAATGAATGCCATTGGAATTACAGGATTTATCTTTTGGCTCGGCATTTCCATCAGCCATTACCGTTTCCGGAAAGCATTCATCGCTCAAGGCCATTCATTGGAGAAACTGCCATATAAGGCATTATGGTTTCCGATTGGACCGATCTTTGCCATTTTAATTGGCATGATCGTCATCCTGTCCCAAAATATTCAAGCATTTTTCTCAGACCACATCGATTGGGGCAGTGTTATAGCTGCATACCTGGGGATTCCGCTTTTCCTTGGTCTATGGTTTGGTTATAAACTAGTAAGAAAAACTAAATTCGTTAAACTTGATGAAGTGGAATTTGACTTTGACAAAAAATATGAATGA
- a CDS encoding glycerol-3-phosphate responsive antiterminator, translating to MDQKILPASASMKDFERFLESSYEIGVFLDLHISQLKNVSMLAKQHNKKMIYHVDLIHGIRSDEYATEFICQEYNPYGLISTKSSVILKAKQKGVIAIQRIFLIDSHALEKSYKLVQKTKPDYIEVLPGAMPWMIKEVKERLQTPIFAGGLIRTSDEVLNALDAGASSITTSKTELWDIV from the coding sequence ATGGATCAGAAGATTTTGCCTGCTTCAGCAAGCATGAAGGATTTCGAAAGATTTTTAGAGAGTTCCTATGAAATAGGTGTGTTTCTTGATTTGCATATATCACAATTGAAAAACGTAAGTATGTTGGCAAAGCAGCATAATAAGAAAATGATTTATCATGTCGATTTGATCCATGGCATAAGAAGTGATGAGTACGCGACAGAATTCATTTGTCAGGAATATAATCCATATGGGCTGATTTCGACTAAATCAAGCGTTATATTGAAGGCGAAGCAAAAGGGAGTCATTGCCATCCAGCGAATCTTTTTAATAGATTCACATGCGCTTGAGAAAAGTTATAAGCTGGTACAGAAAACCAAGCCGGATTATATCGAAGTATTGCCGGGCGCCATGCCATGGATGATAAAAGAAGTGAAGGAACGATTGCAGACACCGATTTTTGCGGGCGGACTCATACGTACTTCGGATGAGGTCCTGAACGCCCTGGATGCCGGAGCGTCGTCAATCACCACTTCCAAAACTGAATTATGGGATATCGTCTAA
- a CDS encoding TrmB family transcriptional regulator, which produces MQDIIQKLQSLGFSQYEAKAYVSLVRQGPTSAYQVSKESGIPRARIYEILNGLQEEGIVLKEEINDSIKYSPLPVDVFLESVQSKWNNTYQSISDTLKQFEKIEPMSDNRVMTLKGEGHILSFCRTLIHKAEKRVVVSLWDEMYGKLEQELKGAAAHCTLKGIAFQVENPLSGIDIHRKTSYVENIGENKWFILSIDGKETIYGPSPETRETAFYTDDPIHINFLENYIWHDILVNRLVKKDEEDTEKWISSERDHFFSL; this is translated from the coding sequence ATGCAAGATATCATTCAAAAACTACAGTCTCTCGGGTTTAGTCAATATGAAGCAAAGGCTTATGTTTCTTTGGTTCGCCAAGGTCCAACCAGTGCCTATCAAGTAAGCAAGGAATCAGGAATTCCAAGGGCCCGCATCTATGAAATATTAAACGGACTGCAAGAAGAAGGAATCGTCTTAAAAGAGGAAATCAATGACTCGATAAAATATTCACCGCTGCCAGTCGATGTGTTTTTGGAATCGGTTCAATCAAAATGGAACAATACCTATCAATCCATCAGCGATACACTAAAACAATTCGAGAAAATCGAACCGATGTCCGACAATCGTGTAATGACGCTTAAAGGGGAAGGGCATATCCTTTCCTTTTGCCGTACTTTGATTCACAAGGCCGAGAAAAGGGTGGTGGTTTCATTATGGGACGAGATGTATGGAAAACTTGAACAAGAGCTAAAGGGGGCCGCCGCGCATTGCACTCTCAAGGGGATTGCATTTCAGGTTGAAAACCCATTATCAGGTATAGATATACATCGCAAAACCAGCTATGTGGAAAATATCGGAGAAAACAAATGGTTCATCTTATCCATTGATGGCAAGGAGACGATTTACGGACCTTCTCCCGAAACGAGAGAAACGGCTTTCTACACAGATGATCCCATTCATATCAATTTTCTCGAAAATTACATTTGGCATGATATCCTCGTTAACCGCTTGGTTAAAAAGGATGAAGAAGATACTGAGAAATGGATTTCAAGTGAAAGAGACCATTTTTTCTCCCTATAA
- a CDS encoding 5-methyltetrahydropteroyltriglutamate--homocysteine S-methyltransferase: MSITLTKAPFRADHVGSLLRPERLHIARKQFKEGTISAERLREVETEEINRIVEKQIEVGLEAVTDGEFRRTWWHFDFLEHLNGIEGYVTEKGLTFDGVETERYNVRNTGKVSFNPEHPFIRDFIELNKIVNGRAVAKQTIPSPNQLFAVGIHNEDIYPDIEDYANDIIKAYQQALKAFYEAGVRYLQLDDVYIARLSSPDFQFKDGKYTREQLIDLALRVINGALKGKPEDLVVTTHLCRGNYQSTWAFEGSYARIAPTLLAKEKVDGFFLEYDDQRSGDFKPLEYIPNGGAQVVLGVVTSKNGDIEDKEAVKARIKEASHFVPLEQLCLSPQCGFASTHHGNKLTEEQQWEKLKFVVDVAKEVWE, translated from the coding sequence ATGTCAATCACATTAACGAAAGCACCATTCAGGGCCGATCACGTCGGAAGTTTATTAAGACCAGAACGTTTACATATTGCCAGAAAGCAGTTTAAGGAAGGTACCATTTCAGCAGAGCGGCTTCGTGAAGTTGAAACCGAAGAAATCAATCGGATTGTCGAAAAACAAATTGAAGTTGGATTGGAGGCCGTGACGGATGGTGAGTTCAGACGAACATGGTGGCACTTTGACTTCCTCGAACATTTAAATGGCATCGAGGGATATGTGACTGAAAAGGGACTCACGTTCGATGGTGTGGAAACGGAGAGATATAACGTTCGCAATACCGGGAAGGTTTCATTCAACCCTGAACATCCCTTCATTCGTGATTTCATTGAATTGAACAAAATCGTGAACGGACGTGCCGTTGCCAAGCAAACCATTCCCAGTCCGAACCAATTATTTGCTGTAGGCATTCATAACGAAGACATCTATCCTGATATTGAAGACTATGCCAATGATATCATCAAAGCGTATCAGCAGGCTTTGAAGGCTTTTTATGAAGCAGGTGTGCGTTATCTTCAATTGGATGATGTATATATTGCCAGACTTTCATCTCCGGATTTCCAGTTCAAAGATGGAAAATATACGAGGGAACAGTTAATCGATCTTGCACTTCGCGTCATTAATGGCGCATTGAAAGGCAAACCAGAAGATCTTGTCGTCACTACACACCTATGTCGTGGGAACTACCAGTCGACTTGGGCGTTTGAAGGAAGCTATGCCCGTATCGCCCCAACGTTATTGGCAAAAGAGAAAGTGGATGGATTCTTCTTGGAATATGATGATCAACGCTCAGGGGATTTCAAACCATTGGAATACATTCCAAATGGCGGGGCACAGGTCGTACTGGGTGTCGTCACTTCAAAAAATGGGGATATCGAAGACAAGGAAGCTGTAAAGGCACGCATTAAAGAAGCCTCGCACTTCGTTCCGCTCGAACAATTATGCTTAAGCCCGCAATGCGGCTTCGCCTCCACCCATCACGGCAACAAGCTGACCGAAGAACAGCAATGGGAAAAGCTGAAATTCGTCGTTGATGTAGCAAAAGAAGTATGGGAATGA
- a CDS encoding MIP/aquaporin family protein, translating into MTPFWGEVLGTMILVLFGAGIGAGSSLKGSYAKDAGWIVITIAWGLAVTMGVFAVGSISGAHLNPAVTVGFAIIGEFPWSDVPGYIVAQMIGAILGATLVFLHYLPHWKATDDPGAKLGVFATSPAIPHTFSNLLSEMIGTFILILGLLFIGANNFTEGLNPFAVGLLIVVIGMSLGGTTGYAINPARDLGPRIAHFLLPIPGKGNSNWGYSWIPVVGPIIGGSLGAVCYKAFFMGEITAGFWSVLGASLVLLILAYAFGKKQSHELESRNIAS; encoded by the coding sequence ATGACTCCATTTTGGGGAGAAGTGTTAGGTACGATGATATTAGTTTTATTCGGTGCAGGCATTGGGGCTGGCTCATCCTTAAAGGGATCCTATGCAAAAGATGCCGGCTGGATCGTAATCACGATTGCGTGGGGGTTGGCCGTTACCATGGGCGTTTTTGCAGTGGGCTCCATAAGCGGGGCGCATTTAAACCCGGCAGTCACTGTAGGGTTTGCCATTATTGGGGAATTTCCTTGGAGTGATGTGCCCGGTTACATCGTTGCCCAAATGATTGGCGCAATCCTTGGCGCAACTCTAGTATTCCTGCACTATTTGCCACACTGGAAGGCTACGGATGATCCAGGAGCGAAGCTTGGTGTGTTCGCGACATCACCTGCGATCCCGCACACATTTTCAAATCTATTAAGTGAGATGATAGGAACTTTCATCCTTATTCTTGGTTTATTATTTATAGGTGCCAATAATTTTACAGAGGGTCTAAACCCTTTCGCTGTCGGGTTATTGATTGTCGTGATCGGGATGTCACTTGGGGGAACGACAGGATATGCGATTAACCCGGCCCGCGATCTGGGGCCGCGCATCGCTCACTTTTTGCTGCCGATACCGGGTAAAGGCAATTCCAATTGGGGCTATTCATGGATTCCGGTCGTTGGACCGATTATTGGGGGTTCACTCGGTGCCGTTTGTTATAAAGCATTCTTTATGGGAGAAATAACAGCAGGATTTTGGTCTGTTTTGGGTGCAAGCCTGGTACTATTGATATTAGCCTATGCATTTGGTAAAAAACAGTCACATGAATTGGAAAGCAGAAATATTGCCAGTTAA
- a CDS encoding sulfite exporter TauE/SafE family protein, with protein sequence MEDIQTSTLLLLMFFGFLAAFIDSVVGGGGLISIPALLFSGLPPSQAIATNKLASSMGSLTSTIAFIRSGKVDFRLVSKLFPLIFIGSLLGALVVNFVSPELLKPMILVLLIAIAIYTIFKKDWGKKSTYHKLTWQKAALFAFAIFAIGFYDGFLGAGTGSFILFAFLMIGFDFLHSAGNAKFLNFGSNLAALIMFVFLDTVNFSYGIPMGISMIAGALAGSKFAIKRGVAYVRVLFIMVTVILIVKNIMDYLMGG encoded by the coding sequence ATGGAGGATATACAAACTTCAACACTCTTGCTGCTGATGTTTTTCGGATTTTTGGCAGCATTCATTGATTCTGTGGTAGGCGGCGGAGGCCTGATTTCCATACCCGCTTTATTATTTTCAGGACTCCCCCCCTCTCAAGCGATCGCAACGAATAAGTTAGCAAGTTCCATGGGGTCTTTAACAAGTACCATTGCCTTCATTCGCTCAGGTAAGGTTGATTTTCGATTGGTTTCCAAACTTTTCCCACTGATTTTCATAGGTTCCCTTCTAGGCGCTTTGGTAGTTAATTTCGTCTCGCCTGAATTATTAAAGCCAATGATCTTGGTTCTATTAATAGCTATTGCCATTTATACCATTTTTAAAAAGGACTGGGGAAAGAAATCGACTTACCATAAACTCACATGGCAAAAGGCTGCACTATTTGCGTTCGCTATATTTGCCATTGGTTTTTATGATGGGTTTTTGGGCGCTGGAACGGGATCTTTCATTCTATTTGCCTTTTTAATGATTGGCTTTGATTTTTTACACTCTGCAGGAAATGCGAAATTTTTGAACTTCGGAAGCAACCTGGCCGCACTGATCATGTTCGTATTCCTTGATACCGTCAACTTTTCCTATGGAATACCAATGGGAATCTCCATGATAGCAGGAGCATTGGCCGGATCTAAATTCGCCATTAAGAGGGGAGTGGCATATGTAAGGGTTTTATTTATCATGGTGACCGTCATTCTGATCGTGAAAAATATAATGGATTATTTAATGGGCGGCTAA
- the nagZ gene encoding beta-N-acetylhexosaminidase, producing MKNKKIYMGLLLIAILAFSILFIQLNTDGNFRAEKGKDADADSHEKIEKLLKKMTLEEKIGQLMMVGFKGTEKGKEITELIEQKHIGGVIYFDRNMKSPKQVARLSNSLQQTADQSTHSLPLMVAIDQEGGDIIRMKERVSPIPSQQDLGKNASIEDVYKVAKLNGTELGSMGININFAPVLDLSKTDKRSFGQDPEKVHQYGKKAIQGLSDVSITGALKHFPGNGRSEIDPHVETSSVEANQLDLENSDIYPFKQIIREMDNQKFFVMVTHIKYPAYDTEKPASLSKIIIEDLLRGKLKYEGLVVTDDLEMGAVNKYYSYEEMGKQAILAGADLLLVCHEYSHELEVYNGLLQAVKAGEVPMDRINESVKRVLTYKLYNMKQTKADPDQAEKVVKNPESIKYIESLGEDE from the coding sequence ATGAAGAATAAAAAAATTTATATGGGCCTGCTTTTAATCGCAATCCTCGCTTTTTCAATATTGTTCATTCAGCTGAATACCGATGGGAATTTCAGAGCGGAAAAAGGGAAAGACGCCGATGCGGATAGTCATGAGAAAATAGAAAAACTGCTGAAAAAAATGACGCTTGAAGAAAAAATCGGCCAGCTTATGATGGTCGGTTTCAAGGGAACTGAAAAGGGCAAAGAAATTACGGAGCTTATCGAACAAAAACATATAGGAGGCGTCATTTATTTTGACCGCAATATGAAATCACCTAAACAAGTGGCTAGGTTATCCAATTCGCTTCAGCAAACGGCCGATCAAAGTACACATTCGCTTCCGTTGATGGTGGCCATCGATCAGGAAGGCGGGGACATCATCAGGATGAAGGAAAGGGTATCGCCAATCCCATCGCAACAGGATCTTGGAAAAAATGCCTCTATTGAAGATGTGTACAAAGTGGCCAAATTGAATGGGACAGAACTGGGCTCCATGGGAATTAACATTAATTTCGCCCCTGTACTTGATCTATCTAAAACGGATAAGCGTTCATTTGGGCAAGATCCCGAAAAGGTCCATCAATACGGAAAGAAAGCCATTCAAGGCTTGAGCGATGTATCGATAACCGGTGCATTGAAGCACTTTCCTGGAAACGGACGCAGCGAAATCGATCCGCATGTCGAAACATCTTCCGTGGAGGCAAACCAACTTGATCTGGAAAATTCGGATATTTATCCTTTCAAGCAAATAATAAGGGAAATGGATAATCAAAAGTTTTTCGTGATGGTGACCCACATTAAATATCCAGCCTATGATACAGAAAAACCAGCAAGCCTTTCAAAAATCATCATAGAAGACCTGCTTAGAGGGAAACTCAAATATGAAGGACTTGTCGTTACAGACGATTTGGAAATGGGTGCTGTGAACAAGTATTACTCCTATGAAGAGATGGGGAAGCAGGCAATCCTTGCAGGAGCTGATTTATTACTTGTCTGTCATGAATATTCCCATGAGCTTGAAGTATATAACGGATTACTGCAAGCGGTGAAAGCAGGGGAAGTTCCAATGGATAGAATTAACGAGTCAGTGAAAAGAGTGCTGACATATAAACTTTACAATATGAAGCAAACGAAAGCTGACCCGGATCAAGCTGAAAAAGTGGTGAAAAATCCCGAAAGCATAAAGTATATCGAAAGCCTGGGCGAGGATGAATAA
- a CDS encoding M4 family metallopeptidase: MKGKVFLGTALSLGLLFSAIPHQEALAAKNVLSVEKYNKHKDSLEFKSGKLTDPSKQTAEDIILTFFDENKKSYKLEKQKAKDSFTILKESKDELGNTVLKLQQTYKGVPVWNSTQAVLIDAKGVLTVVSGTVEANLNTKLGKKAKKGISKTEAIKIAEADLGFTPAYEQSPESDLYVYANEGKADYVYKVNLKFLSPEPGNHNYFISVKTGKILNKFNTLDEVTGTNSVGTGTGVLNNTVSLNTTLSSGRYYLQDNTRGKGIYTYNANNRSRLPGTLFSNTTNAFTASTDKAAVDAHYYAGKTYDYYKSTFGRNSYDGNGTILKSTVHYGSRYNNAFWDGTQMVYGDGDGTTFIPLSGGLDVVAHELTHAVTSSESNLTYQYESGALNEAISDIFGTVVEFKNQSAKADYLIGEDIYTPNISGDALRSMANPTLNGDPDHYSNRYTGTGDNGGVHTNSGIINKAAYLISAGGTHHGVSVSGIGIDKLGAIFYRANTIYLTSSSTFSQARAAVVQATSDLYGSSSAEVTAVKNAFTSVGVN, from the coding sequence ATGAAAGGTAAGGTATTTTTAGGAACTGCACTATCTCTCGGTCTATTATTTTCTGCCATTCCCCATCAAGAAGCTTTAGCGGCAAAAAATGTGTTAAGTGTTGAAAAGTACAATAAGCATAAGGATTCGCTAGAATTCAAGTCTGGGAAACTTACGGACCCTTCGAAGCAAACGGCAGAAGATATCATTCTTACCTTTTTTGATGAAAACAAAAAGTCTTACAAGCTTGAAAAGCAAAAGGCTAAAGACTCCTTCACGATCCTGAAAGAAAGCAAGGATGAACTGGGCAATACCGTCCTCAAATTGCAACAAACTTATAAAGGCGTACCTGTATGGAATTCCACACAAGCAGTATTGATCGACGCTAAAGGGGTATTGACGGTCGTGTCCGGAACGGTTGAAGCCAATCTAAACACGAAATTAGGGAAAAAGGCTAAAAAAGGCATCAGTAAAACCGAAGCCATCAAAATAGCTGAAGCGGATCTTGGATTCACTCCTGCCTACGAACAATCACCGGAATCCGACCTATATGTATACGCAAATGAAGGCAAGGCCGATTATGTATATAAGGTCAATTTGAAATTCTTAAGTCCTGAACCAGGAAATCATAATTATTTCATATCAGTCAAAACAGGTAAAATCCTGAATAAATTTAATACACTAGATGAAGTGACGGGGACCAATTCCGTCGGAACGGGCACCGGCGTCTTAAACAATACCGTTTCATTGAACACTACCTTATCCAGCGGCCGATATTATTTACAGGACAATACACGCGGTAAAGGCATCTACACGTATAATGCCAATAACCGTTCAAGATTGCCTGGTACACTCTTTTCCAACACGACAAATGCTTTCACTGCTTCTACCGATAAAGCTGCGGTTGATGCCCATTATTATGCGGGTAAAACCTATGATTATTACAAATCCACATTTGGACGGAACTCTTATGATGGAAATGGAACCATCCTGAAATCGACCGTTCATTATGGCTCAAGATACAATAATGCATTCTGGGATGGCACCCAAATGGTTTATGGTGATGGTGATGGCACGACGTTCATCCCATTGTCCGGCGGTCTGGATGTCGTTGCACATGAACTGACGCATGCCGTGACTTCCTCGGAATCGAACCTTACCTATCAATATGAATCCGGTGCTTTGAATGAAGCGATTTCTGATATTTTTGGCACCGTCGTCGAATTCAAGAACCAAAGTGCCAAAGCCGATTATTTGATCGGAGAAGATATTTACACACCTAACATTTCCGGTGATGCACTCCGTTCAATGGCTAATCCAACATTGAATGGTGACCCTGACCATTATTCGAACCGCTATACGGGAACGGGTGATAACGGCGGAGTGCACACGAACAGCGGAATCATCAATAAGGCGGCTTATTTGATCTCTGCAGGCGGAACTCACCATGGCGTGAGCGTATCCGGGATTGGCATCGATAAACTGGGCGCCATCTTTTACCGGGCAAACACGATTTATTTAACTTCCTCGTCGACATTTTCACAAGCCAGGGCGGCAGTCGTACAAGCTACCTCTGATTTATACGGTTCTAGCAGTGCAGAAGTCACAGCTGTCAAAAATGCCTTTACATCTGTCGGTGTGAATTAA